Proteins encoded by one window of ANME-2 cluster archaeon:
- a CDS encoding DUF1998 domain-containing protein, giving the protein MEREFQHISRSQFVLTYGPGSIIETKNGPRIIPAMNRGLAEYFSKDIFERFEIAEIRLSKYIQKQSGNQPRIRIVALPTNAGLEKPGNYRIYSTFVFPVWKVCYGRKGEHKPILYNGPKCPLCKTNVESSATRFVVSCSAGHLDEVNWQYAVHGKDNCKPPFYFWKSSGSSLSDIVIECPHCGSKSNMKEIYKINFFCTGRTPEKETPSPSSFPPYYTKPQRPQKCEKKMKITQRQSTSLHVSETMTLLTIPEYDNNISRILQRNDVSVALDTIMNAPMDFKNMDKEVFIKWISSSLMNRIPEDSFQIIIDEINKGGVSDFCDIYHRLHVEDQSFMGLMYEEFESLLSGAGNPTDNFSMSNPKTIIPDSDIIPKLLVHPVNKIRTITVQTGYIRLVNFSDEENPGKISSGAYLDGSIWFPGYEGFGEGIFITFDGGMLPDLSSKAAYGDWNLFRKSDMEYETDWSEVTQKPEFVWLHTLSHAVIRSLSAHTGYSAVSLRERVYISRDGRNGGILIYNTSPGEDSGMGGLVGTVEYFQDIINTAINNLRICSNDPLCNDVNKSSESINGAACYSCLLISETSCEHRNLWLDRHLVIGE; this is encoded by the coding sequence CAGATCTCAATTTGTACTAACCTATGGGCCAGGGTCAATAATAGAGACTAAAAATGGACCCCGAATAATTCCGGCCATGAACCGTGGGCTTGCTGAATATTTCAGCAAAGATATTTTTGAAAGATTTGAAATTGCAGAAATAAGATTGTCAAAATATATTCAGAAACAGTCCGGTAACCAACCACGTATTCGTATTGTTGCACTTCCTACAAATGCGGGCCTTGAAAAGCCTGGAAATTACAGGATTTATTCTACTTTTGTATTTCCCGTTTGGAAAGTGTGCTATGGAAGAAAAGGTGAACATAAACCAATATTGTATAATGGTCCAAAATGTCCCCTTTGCAAAACAAATGTCGAATCCTCAGCAACGAGATTTGTTGTTTCATGTTCTGCAGGACATCTTGATGAGGTCAATTGGCAGTATGCAGTTCATGGAAAGGACAATTGTAAACCACCCTTTTATTTCTGGAAATCCAGTGGCAGTTCACTCTCAGATATAGTTATAGAGTGTCCCCATTGTGGTTCAAAATCAAATATGAAGGAAATTTATAAAATAAACTTTTTCTGCACTGGAAGAACTCCCGAAAAGGAGACACCGTCTCCATCGTCGTTTCCTCCATATTATACTAAACCACAAAGGCCGCAAAAGTGTGAAAAAAAAATGAAAATCACACAGAGGCAGTCCACCTCATTGCATGTATCAGAAACGATGACACTTTTAACAATTCCAGAATATGATAACAATATATCCAGAATTCTTCAAAGAAACGACGTATCAGTAGCACTTGATACCATTATGAATGCTCCAATGGATTTTAAAAATATGGATAAGGAAGTATTCATCAAATGGATATCCTCTTCGTTAATGAACAGGATTCCTGAAGATTCTTTTCAAATTATAATTGATGAAATAAATAAAGGTGGTGTTTCAGATTTCTGTGATATTTATCATCGTCTACATGTAGAGGACCAGTCGTTTATGGGTCTGATGTATGAAGAATTTGAATCGCTGCTTTCAGGTGCAGGGAACCCGACGGACAATTTTTCAATGTCCAACCCGAAAACCATTATACCAGATTCTGATATTATCCCAAAATTACTGGTGCATCCGGTAAATAAAATCAGGACAATCACTGTCCAAACCGGCTACATCCGTCTGGTTAATTTCAGTGATGAAGAAAATCCCGGTAAAATCTCTTCTGGAGCATATCTCGATGGAAGTATCTGGTTTCCCGGATATGAAGGATTTGGGGAGGGAATATTCATTACATTTGATGGTGGGATGCTGCCTGATCTCTCTTCAAAGGCTGCGTATGGCGATTGGAACTTATTTAGAAAATCTGACATGGAATATGAGACTGACTGGTCTGAAGTAACACAAAAACCCGAATTTGTCTGGCTCCATACTCTATCTCACGCCGTAATTCGTTCATTATCTGCTCATACTGGTTATTCTGCAGTTTCATTGAGAGAACGTGTTTATATATCCCGTGATGGAAGAAACGGTGGGATTTTAATTTATAATACCTCACCTGGAGAAGATAGCGGAATGGGAGGTCTTGTTGGAACAGTGGAATATTTCCAGGATATTATCAACACAGCAATTAATAATCTTCGTATCTGCTCAAATGATCCCCTATGTAATGATGTTAATAAATCTTCAGAGAGTATTAATGGTGCAGCCTGTTACAGCTGTCTTTTAATATCTGAAACATCATGCGAACACCGAAATCTTTGGCTTGATCGACATCTTGTAATTGGAGAATGA
- a CDS encoding endonuclease, with protein sequence MLVEIVPVASGEKWIGYGVRSFQSIIHELISKASNELVMTVYVITSMDIIDDLRNALERGVGVEIYLYSEETQEENEAVLSILKLKDEFDYLKLYRIKEEMLHAKVLVADGHKVLSGSANFTFSGMFKNYELGFLVNDSTIAMQILTLIKRLKS encoded by the coding sequence ATGCTGGTGGAGATTGTTCCAGTAGCCAGTGGTGAAAAATGGATCGGTTATGGTGTAAGGTCATTTCAATCTATCATTCATGAACTCATTTCGAAAGCATCAAATGAACTGGTGATGACAGTTTACGTTATTACCAGTATGGATATTATTGATGATCTTAGAAATGCACTTGAAAGAGGCGTGGGAGTTGAAATCTATCTCTACAGTGAGGAAACGCAGGAAGAAAATGAAGCGGTACTCTCAATATTGAAGTTAAAAGATGAATTTGATTATCTAAAATTATATCGGATAAAAGAGGAAATGCTGCATGCTAAAGTTCTGGTGGCAGATGGGCATAAAGTTCTTTCCGGTTCGGCAAATTTTACATTTAGTGGAATGTTTAAAAATTATGAACTGGGATTTCTTGTCAATGACTCCACCATTGCAATGCAGATTCTGACTCTCATTAAGAGGTTAAAGTCATAA
- a CDS encoding DUF763 domain-containing protein, with protein sequence MKRTGVTNLPLHGGAAPRWLFNRMVKLSGGICDAILLDYGPDEMLRRLSDPYWFQAFSCVLGFDWHSSGTTTTTCGALKIALDPQEHGIKVCGGKGRTSRKTLDEIEQTADVFSLSTADIEQLKYSSRMSAKVDNSLIQDDYSLYHHCLVFDEKGDWTVIQQGMNDSYARRYQWLSEGVKSFVEEPHSGIASDDIKPDVLDMTARESYNTQEVSLDLILDGPEHLRQYFGKKNQTRLDDFTGNRLDDLTGGRLDGFTGRRVDELSLPPRHHIIDMDITEKGMKVLKEAYELQPSSYEELVSLRGMGPQKIRALALVSDLVYGTRPSWRDPVKYSFAHGGKDGFPFPVDRDTYDKSISTLKDAVESARLGEKDKQNAIKRLSQFISDE encoded by the coding sequence ATGAAACGAACAGGAGTTACGAACCTGCCCCTGCACGGCGGGGCAGCACCCAGATGGCTGTTCAACAGGATGGTCAAACTGTCAGGCGGCATCTGCGATGCAATATTACTGGATTACGGGCCGGATGAGATGCTAAGGCGGCTGTCAGACCCTTACTGGTTCCAGGCGTTCTCATGTGTGCTCGGATTCGACTGGCACAGTTCCGGCACCACCACCACCACCTGCGGTGCCCTGAAAATTGCACTGGACCCCCAGGAGCACGGCATCAAAGTGTGCGGCGGGAAAGGCAGGACGTCCAGGAAGACGCTGGATGAAATAGAGCAGACTGCTGATGTATTCAGTCTTTCAACCGCAGACATCGAGCAGCTAAAGTACTCAAGCAGGATGAGCGCAAAGGTTGACAACAGCCTGATACAGGATGATTACAGCCTGTACCACCACTGCCTGGTATTTGACGAGAAAGGAGACTGGACCGTTATCCAGCAGGGTATGAACGATTCATATGCCAGGCGGTACCAGTGGTTATCAGAAGGAGTAAAAAGTTTTGTAGAAGAGCCGCATTCCGGCATAGCATCTGATGATATCAAACCCGATGTGCTGGACATGACAGCAAGGGAGAGCTATAATACACAGGAAGTAAGCCTTGACCTTATACTGGACGGTCCCGAGCACCTTAGGCAGTATTTCGGCAAAAAGAACCAGACGAGGCTGGACGATTTCACTGGCAACAGGTTGGATGATCTCACTGGCGGCAGGTTAGATGGTTTCACAGGTAGAAGGGTGGATGAACTGTCACTACCGCCCCGTCATCATATAATAGATATGGATATCACAGAAAAGGGGATGAAGGTGCTAAAGGAAGCCTACGAACTCCAGCCTTCATCCTACGAGGAACTTGTCTCGCTAAGGGGCATGGGGCCGCAAAAGATACGTGCGCTGGCACTGGTTTCAGACCTTGTTTACGGTACACGGCCAAGCTGGCGCGACCCTGTGAAATACAGTTTCGCCCACGGTGGGAAGGATGGATTCCCGTTTCCTGTAGACCGGGACACCTATGACAAGAGTATCAGCACCCTAAAGGATGCAGTGGAATCTGCCAGGCTGGGTGAAAAAGATAAACAGAATGCTATAAAAAGGCTGAGCCAGTTTATTTCAGATGAATGA
- a CDS encoding amidohydrolase — MYLTDDEEIGDRIIEIRRRLHRIPELSFHEFKTQEAVMELLEKIGLKGEYIANTGVIATIQGKGPGKCIALRTDMDGLEVTEEPTQFNSEYISQHPGFMHSCGHDAHMAIVLGAAMHLIRQRDNFPGSVKLIFQPAEEQPPGGALDVIRDGGLDGVDAIVGLHVLSHIDSGEIKFRAGPFLAASNVMKIKITGKGGHHLSPELVIDPIAIAARFIGCICDRIKMKIPQDRFILGFGKIAGGSQFNRTPDEVDVMGSFRTFDNRDTQDIEDIIKQVLDELVDMYGKQDFPGLPAYKLDIEHGYPVLVNDPVFSNKVLRLLKEHFPEVGDDKPFFGSEDFAYYLQEIPGVYIGLGIRNEEKGITDGNHSSRFDIDETVLVDGTRMLAIIALDFLNDPGEYLL, encoded by the coding sequence ATGTACTTGACAGATGATGAAGAGATCGGGGACCGGATAATAGAGATACGGCGCCGGTTGCACAGGATACCCGAGTTAAGTTTCCATGAGTTTAAGACACAGGAGGCAGTGATGGAGCTTTTGGAGAAGATAGGGCTTAAGGGAGAGTATATTGCCAACACTGGTGTTATTGCCACAATACAGGGCAAAGGTCCAGGGAAATGCATCGCACTGCGTACGGATATGGATGGACTTGAGGTGACCGAGGAGCCGACACAGTTTAACAGTGAATATATTTCACAGCACCCGGGTTTTATGCACTCCTGCGGGCACGATGCCCACATGGCAATAGTGTTGGGGGCTGCCATGCATCTTATACGGCAAAGGGATAATTTCCCTGGCTCTGTCAAATTGATATTCCAGCCTGCTGAGGAGCAGCCCCCAGGGGGCGCACTTGATGTTATCAGGGACGGCGGCCTGGATGGAGTGGATGCAATAGTGGGACTGCACGTTTTAAGCCACATTGATTCGGGTGAGATAAAATTCAGGGCAGGGCCATTTTTGGCGGCATCAAATGTAATGAAAATAAAGATCACAGGTAAGGGCGGGCATCATCTCAGCCCGGAGCTTGTTATTGACCCGATTGCAATTGCTGCCAGGTTTATTGGCTGTATCTGTGATAGGATCAAGATGAAGATACCGCAAGACAGGTTCATTTTAGGTTTTGGTAAGATAGCGGGTGGGTCCCAGTTCAACAGGACACCTGATGAAGTGGATGTAATGGGCAGTTTCCGTACCTTTGACAACAGGGATACACAGGATATAGAGGATATCATTAAACAGGTCCTTGATGAACTGGTGGATATGTATGGTAAGCAGGATTTCCCTGGACTGCCAGCTTATAAACTTGATATTGAGCACGGGTATCCGGTTCTGGTCAATGACCCGGTGTTCTCAAATAAGGTATTGAGGCTCCTTAAAGAGCATTTCCCTGAAGTAGGTGACGATAAACCTTTCTTCGGGTCAGAGGATTTCGCCTACTACCTTCAGGAGATACCAGGTGTCTACATCGGTTTGGGAATAAGGAATGAAGAAAAGGGTATTACTGACGGCAACCATTCCAGCAGGTTCGACATCGATGAGACTGTGCTGGTGGACGGCACAAGGATGCTGGCCATTATCGCACTGGACTTTTTGAACGACCCCGGAGAATACCTGCTGTGA
- a CDS encoding GNAT family N-acetyltransferase: MRIEVFTPDRAGEVRQFVLGVLEGEGFGYDPVKDSDLKDICGYYIDNGGVFYIGTIKGVVVGTGAVRRINSKKCEIKRIYVKPEFRGRGFGKKLFLMALEFARTHYHVVTLKTDRTFVEAINMYQKHGFSVVNENDDTLFFLYRP; the protein is encoded by the coding sequence GTGAGAATAGAGGTGTTCACACCTGACCGGGCCGGCGAGGTGAGGCAGTTTGTTCTGGGTGTGCTTGAAGGAGAAGGATTCGGGTACGATCCGGTAAAGGATTCTGACCTTAAGGATATTTGCGGATACTACATTGACAATGGCGGTGTGTTCTATATAGGGACCATTAAGGGTGTTGTGGTGGGGACAGGTGCAGTTCGCAGGATAAATTCAAAAAAGTGTGAAATAAAACGTATTTATGTGAAACCGGAGTTCAGGGGCCGGGGTTTTGGTAAGAAGTTGTTCTTAATGGCACTTGAATTTGCCAGGACCCATTATCATGTGGTCACATTGAAAACTGACAGAACATTTGTTGAGGCTATCAACATGTATCAAAAACACGGTTTTTCAGTTGTTAACGAAAATGATGATACACTGTTCTTTTTGTATCGTCCATAA
- the mch gene encoding methenyltetrahydromethanopterin cyclohydrolase, with product MLSVNEKGLEIAEYMMDEAEELKIKTVELKNGANVIDCGVNVSGSYDAGLMFTDICMGGLNSSSITVHKVGDVPLAFIDISTDHPSISCLGAQKAGWQVSVDKYFAMGSGPARALSLKPKHTYERIQYEDEFDSTVIALESSALPDEKVMQFIADECNVPVENTVALVAPTASIVGSVQVSGRVVETGIFKLNELGFDTTQIVCGTGTAPIAPVVKDDLKAMGCTNDSVIYYGSIVLTTRGFDEELFKQVPSSTSSDYGKPFFKTFKDAGYDFYKIDANIFAPAEVLVNDLDTGKTYHSGHLNAEVIMESYGISGL from the coding sequence ATGTTAAGTGTTAATGAAAAGGGACTTGAAATTGCAGAATATATGATGGATGAGGCTGAAGAACTCAAGATTAAGACTGTTGAACTGAAGAATGGAGCAAATGTCATCGACTGCGGCGTGAACGTAAGCGGTAGTTACGATGCGGGATTGATGTTTACAGATATCTGTATGGGCGGTTTGAACAGTTCAAGTATTACCGTGCATAAAGTGGGCGATGTTCCACTGGCCTTCATTGACATAAGCACCGATCATCCTTCGATATCCTGCCTTGGTGCGCAGAAAGCTGGCTGGCAGGTCAGTGTTGACAAGTATTTTGCCATGGGTTCAGGCCCGGCAAGGGCACTTTCACTAAAGCCAAAGCACACATACGAGAGAATACAGTATGAAGATGAATTTGATTCTACGGTCATTGCCCTGGAGTCCAGTGCACTTCCGGATGAAAAGGTCATGCAGTTCATTGCAGATGAATGTAATGTGCCAGTGGAGAACACTGTAGCACTGGTGGCACCAACTGCCAGTATCGTTGGCTCGGTCCAGGTTTCAGGCAGGGTTGTGGAGACAGGTATCTTCAAGCTCAACGAACTCGGGTTCGATACCACCCAGATCGTGTGCGGGACTGGTACTGCACCCATTGCACCTGTGGTCAAGGATGACCTGAAGGCTATGGGATGCACCAATGACAGTGTCATTTATTACGGTTCGATTGTACTGACCACACGCGGATTTGATGAGGAGCTGTTCAAGCAGGTACCATCTTCTACGTCATCCGATTACGGTAAACCCTTCTTCAAGACATTCAAGGATGCAGGCTATGATTTCTACAAGATCGATGCCAACATCTTTGCTCCCGCGGAAGTCTTGGTGAACGACCTTGATACAGGTAAGACCTATCACTCAGGCCACCTGAATGCAGAGGTCATCATGGAATCATACGGCATTAGCGGATTATAA
- a CDS encoding 7-carboxy-7-deazaguanine synthase QueE, protein MTGPVYIDEIFNSIQGEGIFTGVRQVFVRFMGCPLNCGYCDTPDSRLPAGPVCRVERIPGTGDLMDIPNPVDMDTLVEIIEDVWSPATQHLSLTGGEPLTQTGCIIELSGNPDHPLYLETNGCLPDEARKVQYVVDVAACDVKLPEHKATEDYQSLLKAELDTVGIFYDAGAVTFAKCVVTDKTSGNDLDIIARGLSDIDGTLPLVLQPVTSCPGFEPPTSKRLLELMDAAGKYLKDVRAVPQVHKMMGQL, encoded by the coding sequence ATGACCGGCCCAGTTTACATTGATGAAATATTCAATTCGATACAGGGCGAGGGCATATTTACAGGTGTACGCCAGGTTTTTGTAAGGTTCATGGGCTGTCCCCTGAACTGTGGCTACTGCGATACTCCTGACTCCAGACTTCCGGCTGGGCCGGTATGCAGGGTGGAACGCATCCCGGGCACTGGTGATTTAATGGATATCCCGAATCCTGTTGATATGGACACTCTTGTTGAGATTATTGAGGATGTATGGTCACCTGCCACTCAGCACCTTTCCCTGACTGGCGGCGAGCCTTTGACACAGACCGGATGTATCATTGAATTATCCGGGAATCCGGACCACCCCCTGTACCTGGAGACTAACGGCTGCCTGCCTGATGAGGCGAGAAAGGTACAGTATGTGGTGGATGTGGCGGCATGTGATGTCAAGCTGCCCGAGCACAAAGCAACTGAGGATTACCAGTCATTGTTAAAGGCCGAACTGGATACGGTTGGTATCTTTTATGATGCGGGTGCAGTAACATTTGCCAAATGTGTGGTGACTGACAAGACTTCTGGCAATGACCTGGACATAATTGCCAGGGGCCTGTCTGATATTGACGGGACCCTGCCCCTGGTACTGCAGCCTGTGACTTCCTGTCCGGGTTTTGAGCCGCCGACGTCAAAACGGCTGCTGGAACTGATGGATGCGGCAGGGAAATATTTGAAGGATGTGCGGGCAGTTCCGCAGGTGCATAAGATGATGGGGCAGTTGTGA